One Mycoavidus sp. B2-EB genomic region harbors:
- a CDS encoding LysR family transcriptional regulator, which yields MIRTQLEFRHLQTLLALRDTGNLSRAAQWLYLTQSALSHQLKALESHFEAPLFIRKSSPLTFTAAGKRLLKLAETIVPAVEEAHRDLTRLAAGSSGSLRIAVECHTCFDWLMPAMDRFRQHWPEVELDIVSGFHTDPIGLLHQDRADLAIVAEADPAEAVHYSPLFRFQIVGLLANHHPLTERNVLEADDFRHETLISYPVPDDMLDIIRQVLKPAGIAPKRRTSELTVAILQLVASRRGIAALPWWAVAAYLEKRYVSARPIVAQHGALLAGELYAAASPTLSTQPYMREFVSIMRETSLVNLPEIELL from the coding sequence ATGATCCGCACCCAGCTTGAATTTCGCCATCTACAAACCCTGCTCGCATTACGCGATACGGGCAATCTATCGCGCGCTGCACAGTGGCTTTATTTAACTCAATCCGCCCTCTCGCACCAACTTAAAGCGCTCGAGAGCCATTTCGAGGCGCCTCTCTTTATTCGCAAATCATCGCCTCTGACCTTTACCGCAGCAGGCAAGCGCCTGCTCAAACTGGCTGAGACCATTGTGCCCGCGGTTGAGGAAGCGCATCGGGATCTCACACGTCTCGCGGCCGGGAGCAGTGGCAGCTTACGGATCGCGGTTGAATGCCACACCTGTTTCGATTGGCTCATGCCAGCCATGGATAGATTCAGGCAGCACTGGCCCGAAGTTGAGCTAGATATTGTGTCCGGCTTTCATACTGACCCGATTGGCCTACTGCACCAAGATCGCGCAGATCTCGCCATTGTGGCCGAAGCAGACCCGGCTGAGGCTGTGCATTATTCACCTCTGTTCCGTTTTCAGATTGTGGGTTTGCTCGCCAACCACCACCCTCTGACTGAACGCAATGTGCTTGAAGCCGATGATTTTCGGCATGAAACGTTAATCAGCTACCCCGTGCCAGACGATATGCTTGATATCATCAGGCAAGTTCTCAAACCTGCCGGCATTGCGCCTAAACGACGCACTTCGGAATTGACCGTTGCTATCTTGCAACTGGTTGCTAGCCGCCGTGGCATTGCTGCGCTACCCTGGTGGGCGGTGGCAGCTTATCTTGAAAAACGCTATGTTAGCGCACGACCCATCGTCGCACAGCATGGCGCACTCCTTGCTGGGGAACTTTACGCAGCAGCGTCGCCAACACTCTCTACGCAGCCCTATATGCGTGAATTTGTGTCGATCATGCGCGAAACCAGCCTGGTTAATTTACCTGAGATTGAATTACTTTAA